In the Besnoitia besnoiti strain Bb-Ger1 chromosome XII, whole genome shotgun sequence genome, one interval contains:
- a CDS encoding putative vacuolar ATP synthase subunit 54kD (encoded by transcript BESB_023010), with protein METKGSTLQTPAGAEAGKHAGAHAAANYSDQVDQNEQVRLLNRLANAEGSSQVKQDAVLANPPDWKILEKAGFLPAGLSAVLTKINPLCLDDFAEMFAADPDLVRALIGLVRLEGDLRPVQYVLTILCEIVRDDTSKYEALCAAVKESEVFEAFRQLLETPNLESYTADRAAFLLSGLMCRARTGTFSDDQLQYLIQGLLHGRAANKFLLSEGGRLDAFVNLLKIDRYRPMIWHCRGFPELILRNLSLSLPASVLYKAMFCTWLLTFHDAFLPLLNDKGIVLAVCVVLKESRVEKVIRVGLGVLNNLLKCDSSVETIIEQNVAQVLALLEFEKWRDADMYDDIRVATSHLEQKIRQFNNFDRYCNELEKGKLTWSVLHSEKFWRENVMAFENDEFKAIKKLVKLLDTSEDKTTLAVACYDLGEFARLHPAGKKVCQQLKVKDRVMLFISHKDREVAGEALLCVQKLMLNNWQDVAEQPKK; from the exons ATGGAGACGAAGGGGAGCactctgcagacgcctgctggcgccgaggcgggAAAACACgctggcgcgcatgcagccgcaaACTACTCGGACCAAGTCGACCAGAATGAGCAAGTCCGCCTCCTAAATAGACTCGCCAACGCAGAGGGGAGCTCGCAG GTGAAGCAAGACGCCGTCCTCGCCAACCCGCCTGACTGGAAGATCCTGGAGAAGGCCGGCTTCCTCCCCGCGGGGCTTTCCGCAGTACTCACGAAGATCAatcctctctgcctcgacgACTTCGCGGAGATGTTCGCAGCT GATCCTGATCTCGTTCGTGCGCTGATTGGCTTGGTTCGCCTCGAGGGAGATCTGCGCCCTGTGCAGTATGTCCTCACGATCCTCTGCGAAATCGTTCGAG ACGACACGAGCAAGTATGAGGCGCTGTGCGCCGCTGTGAAGGAGAGCGAAGTTTTTGAGGCCTTCCGCCAGCTCCTGGAGACGCCGAATCTCGAATCGTACACGGCCGACAGAGCTGCGTTTCTTCTTTCTGGACTCATGTG ccgcgctcgcaCGGGCACCTTCTCAGATGACCAACTGCAGTATTTGATTCAAGGCTTGCTTCATGGGCGTGCGGCGAATAAGTTCCTCCTCAGTGAGGGCGGGCGACTCGACGCGTTTGTGAACCTCCTCAAAATCG ATCGCTACCGCCCGATGATTTGGCACTGCCGCGGCTTCCCAGAGTT GATCCTTCGCAACctgtcgctgtctcttccgGCGAGCGTGCTGTACAAAGCGATGTTCTGTACTTGGCTTCTCACCTTCCACGACGCATTCCTTCCGCTGCTCAACGACAAAGGCATCGTGCTTGCGGTTTGCGTCGTCTTGAAGGAATCCAGAGTCGAAAAA GTCATTCGCGTTGGCCTCGGCGTTCTGAACAACCTCCTCAAGTGCGACTCGTCTGTGGAGACCATCATCGAGCAGAACGTCGCTCAG GTTTTGGCGCTCCTTGAGTTTGAGAAatggagagacgcagacatgTACGACGACATCCGCGTCGCGACGTCGCACTTGGAGCAGAAAATTCGACAGTTCAACAACTTTGACCGATACTGCAACGAACTTGAAAAGGGCAAACTCACGTGGTCGGTGCTGCACTCAG AGAAGTTTTGGCGAGAGAACGTGATGGCCTTCGAGAACGACGAGTTCAAGGCAATCAAGAAACTTGTGAAGCTTCTGGACACCTCGGAGGACAAGACaacgctcgccgtcgcgtgcTACGACCTGGGCGAGTTCGCGAGGCTTCATCCGGCTGGAAAAAA